From a single Hippoglossus stenolepis isolate QCI-W04-F060 chromosome 2, HSTE1.2, whole genome shotgun sequence genomic region:
- the LOC118121518 gene encoding probable ATP-dependent RNA helicase DDX17 has product MRGGSSYGDRGRDRGRDRPRFGATGGRGGPPPMKFGNPGERLRKKKWNMDELPKFEKNFYTEHPEIQHISQYEMEEYRRKKEITIRGTGCPKAVTAFHQAQFPQYVMDVLMQQNFTEPTAIQSQGFPLALSGRDMVGIAQTGSGKTLAYLLPAIVHINHQAYLERGDGPICLVLAPTRELAQQVQQVAFDYGKTSRIKTTCVYGGAPKGPQIRDLERGVEICIATPGRLIDFLEGGKTNLRRCTYLVLDEADRMLDMGFEPQIRKIVDQIRPDRQTLMWSATWPKDVRQLAEDFLRDSVQINVGALELSANHNILQIVDVCMETEKDHKLFQLMEEIMAEKENKTIIFVETKKRCDDLTRRMRRDGWPAMCIHGDKSQPERDWVLTEFRSGKAPILIATDVASRGLDVEDIKFVINYDYPNSSEDYVHRIGRTARSTNKGTAYTFFTPGNLRQARDLVRVLAEARQAINPKLLQFVESGRGGGGGGGRMRYRGGNSSNPNLMFHDECERRMRPGGGGGGSSSKDGRSGFSRDNRNSRDGDRSNSSSSSSFRDRGDRRNSFNSGSEQYQSYSGSSGYNSRPNTQSAGSGSQDQSGQPQGQFGQPPPPPVPTGGPLPLMAQQFALQQPPLLGFMGQPPYPFASPPPPPGPQPPRK; this is encoded by the exons ATGAGAGGAGGCTCGTCTTATGGAGACAGGGGCAGAGACCGCGGGCGAGACAG GCCACGGTTTGGGGCCACGGGTGGTCGAGGTGGACCCCCACCCATGAAGTTTGGGAATCCAGGAGAGCGTCTCCGCAAGAAGAAGTGGAACATGGACGAGCTGCCAAAATTTGAGAAGAATTTCTATACTGAACACCCTGAGATCCAACACATTAGTCAG TATGAAATGGAAGAGTATCGCAGGAAGAAGGAGATCACCATCAGAGGCACTGGCTGTCCAAAAGCTGTCACCGCTTTCCACCAGGCGCAGTTTCCTC AGTATGTGATGGATGTGCTGATGCAGCAGAACTTTACGGAGCCCACAGCGATCCAGTCTCAGGGCTTCCCTTTGGCCCTGAGCGGCAGGGACATGGTGGGAATCGCTCAGACTGGCTCTGGAAAGACACTGGCT TATCTCCTCCCTGCTATTGTGCACATCAACCATCAGGCCTATCTGGAGAGGGGAGATGGACCGATT tgTCTGGTGCTGGCCCCGACCAGAGAGCTGGCTCAGCAGGTCCAGCAGGTTGCATTCGACTATGGCAAGACCTCTCGCATCAAAACCACCTGTGTCTATGGCGGAGCACCCAAAGGACCACAGATAAGAGACCTCGAGAGGG GTGTTGAGATCTGCATCGCCACACCTGGCCGTCTCATTGACTTCCTGGAGGGGGGGAAGACTAACCTGCGTCGCTGCACCTACCTCGTGCTGGATGAGGCGGACCGCATGTTGGACATGGGCTTTGAGCCACAAATTCGCAAGATAGTTGATCAAATCAGG CCCGACAGACAGACGCTGATGTGGAGTGCGACATGGCCGAAGGACGTTCGGCAGCTTGCTGAGGACTTCCTGAGGGACTCTGTGCAGATTAATGTTGGCGCTCTGGAACTCAGCGCCAACCACAACATCCTGCAGATAGTTGATGTCTGCATGGAGACTGAAAAGGACCACAA actTTTTCAGCTCATGGAGGAAATTATggctgaaaaggaaaacaaaaccatCATCTTTGTGGAGACCAAGAAGCGTTGTGATGATCTCACCAGGAGAATGAGGCGGGACGG ATGGCCAGCTATGTGTATTCATGGAGACAAGAGCCAGCCAGAAAGAGATTGGGTTCTCACAG AATTTCGTAGTGGAAAAGCTCCCATACTGATCGCTACTGATGTTGCCTCTCGTGGTCTGG ACGTGGAAGACATCAAGTTCGTCATCAACTACGATTACCCAAACTCCTCTGAGGATTACGTCCACCGCATCGGACGTACAGCCCGCAGTACCAACAAGGGCACTGCCTACACCTTTTTCACCCCGGGGAACCTGCGGCAGGCCCGAGACCTTGTGCGGGTGTTGGCGGAGGCCCGACAGGCCATCAACCCAAAACTGCTTCAATTTGTGGAATCAGGccgtggtggaggtggaggcg GTGGCAGAATGCGTTACCGTGGCGGCAACTCCAGCAACCCCAACCTAATGTTCCACGACGAGTGTGAGCGCCGCATGCGTCCGggtggaggcggcggcggcagcagcagcaaagatgGACGCAGCGGTTTCAGTCGTGACAACCGCAACAGCCGTGATGGAGACCGCTccaattcctcctcctcttcctccttcagggACAGAGGTGATCGCAGGAACAGCTTCAACTCGGGGTCAGAGCAGTACCAGAGTTACAGCGGCAGCAGTGGCTACAACTCCCGTCCCAACACCCAATCAGCAGGCAGTGGAAGTCAGGATCAGTCAGGTCAGCCGCAAGGTCAGTTTGGccagcctccccctcctcctgtgCCAACAGGGGGGCCACTGCCCCTCATGGCGCAGCAGTTTGCTCTGCAACAGCCCCCGCTATTGGGCTTCATGGGGCAGCCGCCGTACCCTTTTgcctctccgcctcctcctccaggccCTCAACCGCCCAGGAAGTAG